aggataaagtcGTCTCGATGCGCTAGAAGCACTGTGCCGCTTCTCGTGCTATCTTTGCttgttagttagcttagctcgctagttagcttagcttgttagctgctaacagaagttatcaacacatcgctaagtagagatcaagtgtgagagtaaagtgttgtgattgtgtgaaaatgtctacattacacatgttgagagcgttggtggatcagcgactaactgctgccgtcgaagaaatatttgtagtgttcgaaagaacgatagcagaatacgaggcggaactttctagaacaaaagaGGAGCACAAtcgactactggacgctgttttcaagaaacatcaagttgtgttacacagaacaggtttgtttacttcttactctcacatctttactaactttatatttcattattgacaagaacatccattcatccacccatttactaccgcatgtcccttataacatttgtaatatataatataatcacaATGGCTGCAAACATTAAAATGCCTTGTTTGCAACTTACTTAAagtaacaacaaaaacattacaaataACCTAAAATCAATGACTAGCTTTTTACTATTAGTGGTTTAAaagaacacactcacacacatatatatacatatatatatatatatatatatatatatatatatatatatatatatatatatatatatgtgtgtatatatatatacacacacatatatatacatatatatacatatatatatatatatatgtgtatatatatgtgtgtgtgtatatatatatatatatatatatgtatatgtatatatacatatatatgtatgtatatgtgtgtgtgtgtgtgcatgtatatatatatatatatatatatatatatatatatatatatatgtatatatatatatatatatatatatatatatatatacatacattagggcttcaactaacgattaatttgataatcgattaatctggtgattattacttcgattaataatcggataaaagaaacaaactacatttctatgctTACCagtatttaattgaaaaaaaaccccCCAGCATACTGGctccatgttctttcaacttgccaaataaaacaaggaaaatgttacaaaaatgcacacttttgacacccctgctatagattttgggacggcgtggcgcagtggaagaatggccgtgcgcgacccgagggtccctggttcaatccccacctagtaccaacctcgtcatgtccgttgtgtcctgagcaagacacttcacccttgctcctgatgggtgctggttagcgccttgcatggcagctccctccatcagtgtgtgaatgtgtgtgtgaatgggtaaatgtggaagtagtgtcaaagcgctttgagtaccttgaaggtagaaaaacgctatacaagtacaacccatttatcatttatcatttatattcaaaaattaaatctgataaatctatggataaaaagcagagcctggcgacgcatgcgcatttatcataactctctcgctctctctgtctctgcccctccctcaccaatgctgctgcacgcacaattgtatggtcagtctatcgtagccctttcgctgctagcatgccgctaacgggctacgatagactgaccatacgtcctcttttcaccggacatgtcctcttttgcggagctgtcagggcggagtttcttaaatgcctcaaatgtccggcattttgagttacggttgcgtgtattttcaatgtacgttcagggttaagaaggggttaaaaacaaaattgtgcgtgcagcagcattggtgagggaggggcagagacagagagagagcgagagagttgtgataaatgcgcatgcgtcgtcggactctgctttttatccatacatttatcacatttaatttttttttgtctatagcaggggtgtcaaaagtgtgcatttttgtaaaattttccttgttttatttggcaagttgaaagaacatggcgccagtatgcttttttttttttttttcaaaaaaaatgctggaaaggatagaaatgtagttggtctctataatccgattattaatcgattaattgaagtaataatcgacagattaatcgattatcaaattaatcgttagttgcagccctaatatatatatatatatatatatatatatatatatatatatatatatatatatatatatatatatatatatatatatgtacacacaaacacacacacacacacacatttatacatatataaagggacaagcggtagaaaatggatgtatttatattagtgttgtcccgataccaatacttcggtatcggtaccaaatttattgatacttttcggtactcttctaaaaaaaaaagggggaccacaaaaaaatggcattattggcttcattttaacaaaatgatcctagggtacattaaacatatgttcattattgcaattaagtccttaaataaaatactgaacattctacacaacttgtcttttagtagtaagtaaataaataaaggcttctaattagtctgctgacatatgcagtagcatattgtgtcatttatattctattattttgtcaaaattattaaggacaagtggtagaaaattaattattaatctactagtttatttactgttaatatcggcttacttcctgttttaacgtgttctatctacacttctgttaaaatgtaataatcacttattcttctgttatttcatactttacattagttttggatgataccacatatttaggtatcaattcgataccaagtagttacaggatcatacattgctcaAATTCAAagacctcatgtgtccagggacgtatttcctgaatttaaaaaaaaggaaagaagatgttgtgatgccaaaaaaaaatctcaacataatcatagtagtatcgactagctacgtgcctgtacttgatatcactacagtggatgtcaggtgcagatccacccatggcgtttgtttacattttgatgtcggtgagctacggtgtgtagtgaagcatgtttagctattcctcgtcctgctgggatgatacttgtaagaaacatactttatttgtcgccatggagacgaggattagtgatttagaagtagctaaaacactgccaacggcGGATATACGTTAGCTCGCTAGCAATGTCTTAAAGcaactcttcctgagggtgtttcagtgttataacttcccctttatcgttagtttttaagccaaaatggtccgttctcccttttctgtctacacactgtgtctgcttgtaagtactccgtgatcgtgcgctgccgaacatgctcctctgctcgtaaaccagcaatgacgcgggggaatacttgccaactctcccggatattccgggagactcccgaaattcagcgcttctcccgaaaacctcccgggacaaattttctctcgaaaatctcctgaaattcaggcatacctgagtgacgtgtcgacagcctgttttcacgtccgctttcccacaacataaacagcgcgcctgcccaatgacgttataactgtagaatgattgagggcgagttcttagtttcttatgtgggtttattgttaggcagtttcattaacgtcctcccagcacggcaacaacacacaacaacagcagtcacgtttccgtctgccgtaaagcagttcgtctgccgtaaacagcaatgttgtgacactcttaagcagggcaatactgccatctactgtacgtgcatatgtgacattaacttctagggcttttagagagtgcagtgcacaactgcgcacacaacaaggagacaaagcagaatgcatcatcagagagggtgttcagcatggttagaaaaatagtgacagagaatagaacaaggatggacaattcaactcttaactcaacaatgagtagatgagcgttatgtgtgtgtatatgtgtaaataaatgaacactgaaattcaagtatttctcttttttatatacatatatatatatatatatatatatatatatatatatatatatatatatatatatatatatatatattgctagaattcactgaaagtcaagtatttcttatatatatatatatatatatatatatatatatatatatatatatatatatatatatatacatatatgaaatacttgacttggtgaattctagatgtaaatatactcctcctctcttaaccacgcccccccgaccacgccccccccccccccccacctcccgaaatcggaggtctcaaggttggcaagtatgcgcgggGGAGTGTGGGACCGGTacatttcagaggcggtatagtactgaaaatgattcattagtattgcggtactatacttatACCAGTATACAATACAACCCTCatttatgtgtacatatatatatatatatatatatatatatatatatatattagggctgggcaacttttaaacattttaatcagAATTAATCGCACTATTTCACTATATCACGATTAACTGGATTGTATACGCAAAACTCAATAATTAATTCAAAAGTAGTGTGTAGTGCACCTTTATTGGAATATTCGCGCGGCGCAGGCAAGCTCGCTATTTAGCAGCGGCTGCCATCTCAGACGGCGgtctaaaaaatacttgacttggtgaattctagctgtaaatatactcctcccctcttaaccacgcccccaaccacagcccccgaccacgccccccaccccacacctcccgaaatcggagttcgGCAAGTATGGGTGCAGGACAATgtctcatgtgactgagcaaaaCTGGACTTTTCTAAAGAATGTTTGTTTTCTCCTGTCCCGCTAGACGTCGATGAAGAACATCTTCCTCATGAGCAGGAGGAGGAACCACAGTCCCCCCACATACATGAGGAAGAAGAGGTACCACATTCCCAACAAATTAAAGAGGGAGACGAGACGCCACAGACCCGTAGTGTTAAACTGACCCTTCACAATAAAGGGCAAGCGGAGGACCCACTCATCTTACACATCAAAaatgaagaggaggacccactgacccctcacTTTAAAGAGCCAGAAAACCCGctgacccctcacattaaagaggaagaggaggaccaagAGCCAccgcacattaaagaggaagaggaggaacaccgcATCAGTCGGTCTAAATggttggaggagttcccagtgattAGAGTTATTGTGAagggtgaagatgatgaggtcaaaggtgaaagtgaggagaagagcagcagctcaacacaacacatgacaacagaagctgatggagaccactgtggaggatcacaagcagacaagctcttagctccactatcagatagtgaggacacaacgtcacactctcctgacactgatgatgaagactctaaagatgataagacatgtcacactcgcttgaaatgttctcactgtgacaaaacctttaaatATAATTATCTCCTGAAAACACACACGAGaagacacaccggagaaaaaccttttacctgctcagtgtgtggtaaaggttttacaaaaaGTCACAACTTGAAAgtgcacatgagaacgcacactggtgaaaaacctttttcctgttcaatctgcggtaaaggttttacacaaagtcagagTTTGAAAGAACACGTGACAATACACAGTGGAGAAAAAACTTTTTCCTGTTCAATTTGTGGTAAAGATTTTGTACATCGACAGTCTGTGAAAgtgcacatgagaacgcacactggtgtaaaacctttttcctgttcaacctgtggtaaaggttttacacaaagtcaatatttgaaaacacacatgagaacacacactggcgaaaaacctttttcctgttcaatctgtggtaaaggttttacagaaagtcaacatttgaaaagacacacgagaacacacactggtgaaaaatcacattcctgttcaatctgcaacAGAAGCTTTTGTGAACGACCAAACCTtgtaagacacatgagaacacacaaggGAGAgcaagtgttgagttgcagtgtgtgtggtgaaagattctcttctaagtaccagtgtaagaaacacaagtgtgctggtgagaacagcagcagcaaatgacgagtagcgtgacgtcacaggttgtggagctcctcacatctgcacattgtttacaatcatggccaccagcagcgagagcgattcggaccgagaaagcgacaatttccccattaatttgagcgaggatgaaagatttgtggatgaggaaagtgagagtgaaggactagagggcagtgggagcgattcagatagggaagatgctgtgagaggcgggtgggacctgatattcagctgggaatgactaaaacagtaaataaacacaagacatgtatatactctattagccacaacacaaccaggcttatatttaatatgccacaaattaatcccgcataacaaacacctcccccctgccgtccatataacccgccaatacaactcaaacacctgcacaacacactcaatcccacagcccaaagtaccgttcacctccccaaagttcatacagcacatatatttccccaaagttacgtacgtgacatgcacatagcggcacgcacgtacgggcaagcgatcaaatgtttggaagcctactcacggtaccgcgtctgcgcatccaactcaaagtcctcctggtaagagtctctgttgtcccagttctccacaggccaatggtaaagcttgactgtcatcttccgggaatgtaaacaatgaaacaccggctgtgtttgtgttgctgcagtcggccgtaatacaccgcttcccacctacagctttcttctttgctgtctccattgttcattgaacaaattgcaaaagattcaccaacacagatgtccagaatactgtggaattttgcgatgaaaacagacgacttaatagctggccaccatgctgtcccaaaatgtcctctacaatccgtgacgtcacgcggtgacgtcatcataccgagacgttttcagcaggatatttcgcgcgaaatttaaaatcgcactttagtaagctaacccggccgtattggcatgtgttgcaatgttaagatttcatcattgatatataaactatcagactgcgtggtcggtagtagtggctttcagtaggcctttaaatacgcttctacatttatagattagatagtTTGAAATATGGAAGTATTGCATATTTGTTTTTCTAATTGTTAATGATCCCATAGATTATCAcctttatatgatatacatatgtactggttcacatctgaaacatcttctggaccacttcaggaagcatattattatttactttatacatcatttgaacagttgtcttttatacaactttaaaatgtgtgaatttataagtcatttgttgggtctctataatcaatgttattaattatATCTGtattactctcttttgtaatatgatgattgtgttgtgattgttttatatgtatgtccccagaccttttatgcaataataaaaaaagtgaGGGAAAATGGCTGAATTGTTTGTggaaggatgtttttttttttttaatctgtggataaaacaaaaattcccattattgggttttaaacatttttaatgtatcttttctttttaaacatcccaaaacaatatcaatatcaaaGTTCGGAGTGTCAGGCAAAAGCCAATATTGTACATCATCCCACACAGATTTACTTTGcatacattcataaaataaacCGTTTATTTTGTTTTCCTATCACAGAACGAACGAAATAAACGAAATAAAACAgtttataaattaataataatttataattatatttatataattatataataataataataatataataataataatatatataattgtatttaataataaataaataataaattaataataatttataattatatttatataattatataataataatataataataatagtatacataattatatttaataataaataaatattaataaattaattaataaataaattattaataaacgaaataaacagtttattttgtttttctaTCACAGAACGAACAAGTGTTGTCTTCAATTGCAAAACAACATCCTAAAAAATAGTTTAAGTGgtcaatttgtttttgttttcttaaatGAACTACTTTGCCTTTGAAAGGATGGAAACTTACAAGTTATGAGTATTTGTTTTTGTTCCAGAGAAAATACAGTAAAGAAGAAATGGTAAAGAATTAAAAAAGATGGGATGctgtaataaaaatattttgaatgaaagtattttttgtttttgtacttatttttatttgcagGTTATACTTAATGAAatttcaaataataaaaaaaacattttatcacTCAATATCACATCAGCGACCAAATGCTTTTTTCAAACCATTGCTGTTCAAAGATGGATTTGTTTCTCATTTTAATATAAGAACAATTCCATAGTGGAGTATTGTGTGTGAtgaagttgtgtttgtaaatGAGTTTCCAGTACAACAACACTTGCtggtagggatgggtactgttcacTTTTCAACCGATGCGGCACTAATTCCAGTACCTCAAAATCGAACTAaccactttttggtacttttgtgtgtgttaatacaaaccccgtttccatatgagttgggaaattgtgttagatgtaaatataaacggaatacaatgatttgcaaatcttttcaacccatattcagttgaatgcactacaaagacaacatatttgatgttcaaactcataaactttattttttttttgcaaataataattaacttaaaatttcatggctgcaacttgtgccaaagtagttgggaaaaggcatgttcaccactgcgttacatggcctttccttttaacaacactcagtaaacgtttgggaactgaggagacacatttttgaagcttctcaggtggaattctttcccattcttgcttgatgtacagcttaagttgttcaacagtccgggggtctccgttgtgctattttaggcttcataatgcgccacacattttcaatgggagacaggtctggactacaggcaggccagtctggtacccgcactcttttactatgaagccacgttgatgtaacacgtggcattggcattgtcttgctgaaataagcaggggcgtccatggtaccgttgcttggatggcaacatatgttgctccaaaacctgtatgtacctttcagcattaatggcgccttcacagatgtgtaagttacccatgtcttgggcactaatacacccccataccatcacacatgctggcttttcaactttgcgcctagaacaatccggatggttcttttcctctttggtccggaggacacgacgtccacagtttccaaaaacaatttgaaatgtagactcgtcagaccacagaacacttttccactttgtatcagtccatcttagatgagttcaggcccagcgaagccgacggcgtttctgggtatggtggtaaacggttttcgccttgcataggagagttttaacttgcacttacagatgtagcgaccaactgtagttactgatagtgggtttctgaagtgttcctgagcccatgtggtgatatcctttacacactgtactgcttgttgatgcagtacagcctgagggatcgaaagtcacgggcttagctgcttacgtgcagtgatttctccagattctctgaaccctttgatgatattacggaccatagatggtgaaatccctaaattccttgcaatagctggccgagaaaggtttttcttaaactgttcaacaatttgctcacgcatttgttgacaaagtggtgaccctcgcctcatccttgtttgtgaatgactgagcatttcatggaatctacttttatacccaatcatggcacccacctgttcccaattagcctgcacacctgtgggatgttccaaataagtgtttgatgagcattcctcaactttatcagtatttattgccacctttcccaacttctttgtcacgtgttgctggcatcaaattctaaagttaatgattatttgcaaaaaaaaataaaaatgtttatcagtttgaacatcaaatatgttgtctttgtagcatattcaactgaatatgggttgaaaatgatttgcaaatcattgtattccgtttatatttacatctaacacaatttcccaactcatatggaaacggggtttgtacaaagtccagaggaggaatagaaataggaaggaaaaagacattattactagaatgagattaggacatacatatctaaatagttgATAGGAAACATAATACAGGACTATGTGACTGTTGTCATCACATAGAAAGTGTAGGACatattttaatacattgtagcaaATACAATAGAGAAAGGCAAATACTGGGAAATAAGTTAGTGAAAGAGAATGTTAGGTTAGTAGTGGAAGATATTTTAGGATTGCACTGAGAACACATAGGTTATAAAGCATTTTATACATATTTTAAAAAGGTTCAATAAAAGAGTATAGAGTTCCATTTCCGTCCACTATTCATTTCAGTAGGTAGCGGTAATGCACACCAGAAGGTTGCTTGTCAACCGCCGTTAAacaaaagaaggagaagaagtagaCTTTGCGCATGCGTGAACTGATCGGTTGGCGATGACGTTTGACGGAGAAGGCCTAAATGTAAGCATTATCCTTCTGTATCTGTTTGTATCATTGCgttcatatacacatatatatcgttTAATAGATTAaacattgttattaattattatctGGATAGTCTGAGTGAGCTTTGACTCTTCTTGTGCTAGCTTAgcctgctagttagcttagcttattagctgctaacaaagagacgcggacgttatcaacacatcgctaagtagagatcaaatgtgagtgtaaagtgttgtgattgtgggaaaatgtgcgaaagaacgatagcaaagtatgaggaggaactttgtccaacaaaagaggagaaggagcgacaacatcaactactggacgctgttttcaagaaacatcaagttgtgttacacagaacaggtttgttgacttcttactctcacatctttactaactttatatttcattagtaacacttttcttcaataggaagatgctttgtcttgtggggatgatgcaatgcttttgatttagattcttcatgaaaacgagacagtttgaggttgatgttcctctcagtttgtaacaatgtgtgattgattgattgaaggacttatgagaagtttgcataggaaagggtacactttcatcacggtacac
The sequence above is drawn from the Nerophis lumbriciformis linkage group LG33, RoL_Nlum_v2.1, whole genome shotgun sequence genome and encodes:
- the LOC140677482 gene encoding uncharacterized protein translates to MDVDEEHLPHEQEEEPQSPHIHEEEEVPHSQQIKEGDETPQTRSVKLTLHNKGQAEDPLILHIKNEEEDPLTPHFKEPENPLTPHIKEEEEDQEPPHIKEEEEEHRISRSKWLEEFPVIRVIVKGEDDEVKGESEEKSSSSTQHMTTEADGDHCGGSQADKLLAPLSDSEDTTSHSPDTDDEDSKDDKTCHTRLKCSHCDKTFKYNYLLKTHTRRHTGEKPFTCSVCGKGFTKSHNLKVHMRTHTGEKPFSCSICGKGFTQSQSLKEHVTIHSGEKTFSCSICGKDFVHRQSVKVHMRTHTGVKPFSCSTCGKGFTQSQYLKTHMRTHTGEKPFSCSICGKGFTESQHLKRHTRTHTGEKSHSCSICNRSFCERPNLVRHMRTHKGEQVLSCSVCGERFSSKYQCKKHKCAGENSSSK